A single Anomalospiza imberbis isolate Cuckoo-Finch-1a 21T00152 chromosome 15, ASM3175350v1, whole genome shotgun sequence DNA region contains:
- the GM2A gene encoding ganglioside GM2 activator → MLCAGLALALCALQLVPAALAGPQPQLLVERSGARRLGKVGGFAWENCGDKRDPVVLQSLSVAPDPISIPGSLRVSAAVKSGKTMSSPLKAALVVEKALGDLWIQLPCIDQLGSCTYNDVCSILDELIPPGTPCPEPLLTYGIPCHCPFKAGSYSLPASDFDVPDVELPSWMTNGNYRVRVVVSNGGEELSCVKLAFSLHSH, encoded by the exons ATGCTGTGCGCGGGGCTGGCGCTGGCGCTGTGCGCGCTGCAGCTCGTCCCGGCCGCGCTCGCCGGGCCGCAGCCGCAGCTGCTGGTGGAGCGCAGCGGGGCCCGGCGGCTCGGCAAG GTTGGTGGCTTTGCCTGGGAGAACTGTGGTGACAAGAGGGACCCCGTGGTGCTGCAGAGCCTCTCTGTGGCACCCGACCCCATCAGCATCCCGGGGAGCCTGCGTGTCAGCGCGGCTGTCAAGAGTGGCAAGACCATGAGTTCCCCTCTGAAG GCAGCGCTGGTGGTAGAGAAGGCACTGGGTGACCTCTGGATCCAGCTGCCCTGCATCGACCAGCTGGGCAGCTGCACCTACAACGACGTCTGCAGCATTCTGGATGAGCTCATCCCACCCGGCACGCCCTGCCCGGAGCCCCTGCTGACCTACGGCATCCCCTGCCACTGCCCCTTCAAAGCG GGCTCCTACTCCCTGCCAGCCAGCGATTTTGACGTGCCCGATGTGGAACTCCCTTCCTGGATGACCAACGGCAACTACCGCGTGCGGGTGGTGGTCAGCAATGGCGGGGAGGAGCTCAGCTGTGTCAAACTGGCCTTCTCCCTGCACTCTCACTGA